The following proteins are co-located in the Chryseobacterium daecheongense genome:
- a CDS encoding NUDIX domain-containing protein yields the protein MIDKINVRVYACAIKEKKVLTLFEEYAGDQLVKFPGGGLEYGEGLLECLHREFDEELNVKIDIVEHFYTQEDFLVSRFRENEQLLTIYYIVNIINEEDFLILDPCIEKTEWIDINRPDNPFPLPIDQIVFDKLKEKYL from the coding sequence ATGATAGATAAGATCAACGTCAGAGTATATGCCTGTGCGATAAAGGAAAAAAAAGTACTTACCTTATTTGAAGAATATGCCGGAGACCAGCTTGTAAAATTTCCTGGAGGAGGTTTGGAGTACGGAGAAGGATTACTGGAATGTCTCCACCGGGAGTTTGATGAAGAGCTCAATGTAAAAATAGATATCGTGGAACACTTCTATACACAAGAAGATTTTTTAGTATCCCGTTTCAGAGAAAATGAACAACTCCTTACCATATATTATATAGTTAATATTATCAACGAAGAAGATTTCCTTATTCTGGATCCTTGTATAGAAAAAACGGAATGGATCGATATCAACAGACCGGACAATCCATTTCCTTTACCCATAGATCAAATCGTATTTGATAAACTGAAAGAAAAATACCTGTAA
- the mnmD gene encoding tRNA (5-methylaminomethyl-2-thiouridine)(34)-methyltransferase MnmD, with product MKREIKTTNDGSKTLFINELNENYHSHHGALQEAEHVFIKNGLILINDYEINILELGFGTGLNVLVTINEYLKTDKNHVINYFSLEKYPINESEIKDLAYFELFDNIEFKEIYHKIHAAEWEKSVEIVKNFNLKKIKCDFFELKNIDLPKINLVYYDCFGARVQPDLWEKPLFEMVSDKMNVNGLLTTYSSKGSVRRILQELNFTVEKKQGPPGKREMLNAIKRG from the coding sequence GTGAAACGAGAGATAAAGACCACAAACGACGGAAGTAAAACATTGTTTATCAATGAATTAAATGAAAACTACCATTCTCATCACGGAGCATTACAAGAAGCCGAACATGTGTTTATCAAAAATGGACTAATTTTGATAAATGATTACGAAATTAATATTTTAGAACTCGGTTTCGGGACAGGTTTGAATGTTTTGGTTACAATTAATGAATATTTAAAAACTGATAAAAATCATGTCATCAACTATTTTTCTCTGGAAAAATATCCCATAAATGAATCGGAAATTAAAGATTTGGCCTATTTTGAACTTTTTGATAACATTGAATTCAAAGAAATTTATCATAAAATTCATGCTGCAGAATGGGAAAAATCAGTGGAAATAGTTAAAAATTTTAATTTAAAAAAAATAAAATGTGATTTTTTTGAATTAAAAAACATTGATTTACCTAAAATAAACCTTGTATACTACGATTGTTTTGGTGCGCGCGTACAACCTGATCTATGGGAAAAACCATTATTTGAGATGGTTTCAGACAAAATGAATGTGAACGGATTATTAACAACCTACTCTTCCAAAGGAAGTGTCCGAAGAATCCTTCAGGAACTTAATTTTACTGTAGAGAAGAAACAAGGTCCGCCGGGGAAAAGGGAAATGCTGAATGCCATAAAGAGAGGGTGA
- a CDS encoding branched-chain amino acid aminotransferase, protein MIIQKTENSRLSSFDPNNFSFGNTFIDHMVICEYENGKWGDVKLVPYGPLAFTPAMMGVNYGQACFEGMKAYKDQEGQVFLFRPEKNFERINKSAKRLAMPEVTEEMFLDGLKALVDIDRNWIPQGEGMSLYIRPLIFATEEALKARVAEKYMFAIVATPAKSYYTEPVSVKISDHYSRAANGGVGSAKAAGNYAASFYPTQLAIEEGYDQIIWTDDATHEYFEESGTMNVFVRINDTVFTPPTSEKILDGVTRDSFIQLAKKRGIEVKVEPIPVKAVIEAQKNGTLKEVWGVGTAVVTTIFQALGYQGEKLDLPKLSDEESFAAILKNDLVSIQTNLSDDSFGWRVLVEKNVLETV, encoded by the coding sequence ATGATAATTCAAAAAACTGAGAATTCCAGACTTTCATCATTCGACCCAAATAATTTTTCTTTTGGGAATACTTTCATAGACCATATGGTAATATGTGAGTATGAGAATGGAAAGTGGGGGGACGTAAAATTGGTGCCTTATGGGCCTTTAGCCTTTACACCTGCAATGATGGGGGTAAATTACGGACAAGCTTGTTTCGAAGGAATGAAAGCTTATAAAGATCAGGAGGGACAGGTTTTCCTATTCAGGCCTGAAAAGAATTTTGAACGTATCAATAAATCGGCTAAGCGTCTTGCAATGCCTGAGGTAACGGAAGAAATGTTTTTAGATGGTCTGAAAGCATTGGTAGATATCGATAGAAACTGGATCCCTCAGGGAGAAGGAATGTCTTTGTACATCAGACCTTTGATTTTTGCTACTGAAGAAGCTTTAAAAGCAAGAGTAGCAGAAAAATATATGTTTGCAATTGTTGCAACACCTGCAAAAAGTTATTACACTGAACCTGTTTCAGTAAAAATTTCCGATCATTATTCAAGAGCTGCTAACGGAGGTGTAGGATCTGCAAAAGCTGCAGGAAATTATGCTGCATCATTTTATCCTACTCAGCTGGCAATAGAAGAAGGATATGATCAGATCATCTGGACGGATGATGCTACTCACGAATATTTTGAGGAAAGCGGAACAATGAACGTTTTCGTAAGAATTAACGATACTGTATTTACTCCACCTACTTCAGAAAAGATCCTGGACGGAGTTACAAGAGACAGTTTCATTCAGTTGGCTAAAAAAAGAGGAATTGAAGTGAAAGTGGAGCCAATACCTGTAAAAGCTGTAATTGAAGCGCAGAAGAATGGTACATTGAAAGAAGTTTGGGGGGTTGGAACTGCTGTTGTTACAACTATTTTCCAGGCATTAGGATACCAGGGTGAAAAACTGGATTTACCAAAATTATCTGATGAAGAAAGCTTTGCAGCAATCCTTAAAAATGATTTGGTAAGCATACAGACGAATCTTTCGGATGATTCGTTCGGATGGAGAGTGTTGGTAGAAAAAAATGTGTTGGAAACCGTTTAA
- a CDS encoding peptidylprolyl isomerase, whose protein sequence is MNVDKETYEGLKDGLYANLQTSKGNLIVKFEDKKSPVTVANFVGLAEGKIDNKSKAKGVPFYDGTIFHRVIKDFMIQGGDPQGTGMGDPGYKFEDERNDLRHTGKGILSMANSGPNSNGSQFFITEVATPWLDGKHTIFGKVVKGEEVIDAIANVEKGPQDKPKTDVVLEKVNVFSKGDEYKNYDPAKTFNEGKAKIQENNKAYLAKEEAERKKKEEEFKANQEKMIENLKAGMQKTESGLYYKITKTTDGKAPKSGDNVSVHYAGKLVDGSEFDSSFKRNEPIEIPIGMGRVIKGWDEGILLLKEGETATLLIPPAMGYGERGAGGVIPPNAWLVFDVELVKVK, encoded by the coding sequence ATGAACGTAGACAAAGAAACTTACGAAGGTCTTAAAGACGGACTTTATGCTAATCTTCAAACTTCAAAAGGAAACCTTATTGTAAAGTTTGAAGACAAAAAATCGCCTGTTACTGTAGCTAACTTTGTTGGTCTTGCAGAAGGGAAAATTGATAACAAATCTAAAGCTAAAGGAGTTCCTTTTTATGATGGAACTATTTTCCATAGAGTGATCAAGGATTTCATGATCCAGGGGGGAGATCCTCAGGGAACCGGAATGGGAGATCCAGGATATAAATTCGAAGATGAGAGAAACGACCTTCGCCATACAGGAAAAGGTATTTTATCAATGGCTAACTCAGGACCTAATTCAAACGGATCTCAGTTTTTCATTACAGAAGTAGCTACTCCTTGGTTGGATGGAAAACACACAATCTTCGGAAAAGTAGTAAAAGGAGAAGAGGTAATTGATGCCATCGCTAATGTTGAAAAAGGACCTCAGGATAAACCTAAAACAGATGTTGTTTTAGAGAAGGTGAATGTTTTCAGCAAAGGGGATGAATATAAGAATTATGATCCGGCTAAAACTTTCAATGAAGGAAAAGCTAAGATTCAGGAAAATAACAAGGCTTATTTAGCAAAAGAAGAAGCTGAGAGAAAGAAGAAAGAAGAAGAATTTAAGGCTAATCAGGAGAAGATGATAGAGAACCTTAAAGCGGGAATGCAGAAAACTGAATCCGGATTATATTATAAAATTACGAAGACTACGGATGGAAAAGCTCCGAAATCAGGAGACAATGTATCTGTACACTATGCAGGTAAATTGGTAGACGGTAGTGAATTCGATTCTTCTTTTAAAAGAAATGAGCCGATCGAAATTCCAATCGGAATGGGTAGAGTAATCAAAGGATGGGATGAAGGAATCCTGTTACTGAAAGAAGGTGAAACAGCTACCTTATTGATCCCGCCTGCAATGGGTTATGGAGAAAGAGGAGCAGGAGGTGTTATTCCACCAAATGCATGGTTAGTTTTCGATGTTGAGCTTGTAAAAGTGAAATAA
- a CDS encoding retropepsin-like aspartic protease, producing the protein MKQVFSLFFLFILIMISAQGKRFFESGEVQLTQRVEKINLNFINDLPLVKVNINGKLYNFLFDSGAPTVISNTIYTELNLQKEHTSKVKDSQKNKQEQIFTKLPEMTVDNVVFKNIGAIVMDLNGSELGCFKIDGIIGANQMAKLFWKVNYSENLLEATKDLSNFKFDDYETVVPFDSQNQKTPVVETKILDKNIRLTFDTGFTGRLKILESDYDQKKIKQYVETYGISSVGAFGAGKPVSGFIFKMPALGLGNRIFDNEMVMTGNSRLIGNDFFKDFAFIMDWQNKKIYMKKIKNDPPTLESFGFGYRFIDAKPVVAFIFKGESSSLEIGDSILSINDVDLDHLNKESACHYMMNRVERDYKTIGIRVKRAGNIMDLRVDKKEFLK; encoded by the coding sequence ATGAAGCAAGTATTCTCCCTATTTTTCCTTTTTATTTTAATAATGATTTCAGCTCAGGGAAAGCGATTCTTTGAAAGTGGAGAAGTACAATTGACACAGCGTGTTGAGAAAATTAATCTGAATTTTATTAATGATTTACCACTTGTAAAGGTGAACATTAATGGGAAATTGTATAATTTTTTGTTTGATTCCGGTGCCCCTACCGTTATTTCCAATACCATTTATACTGAGCTCAATCTGCAGAAAGAGCATACCAGTAAAGTAAAGGATTCCCAGAAAAATAAGCAGGAACAGATTTTCACAAAATTACCGGAAATGACTGTTGATAATGTGGTTTTTAAAAATATAGGTGCTATTGTAATGGACCTGAATGGTTCTGAGCTTGGCTGTTTTAAAATTGATGGTATTATTGGTGCTAATCAGATGGCAAAACTTTTCTGGAAAGTGAATTATTCTGAGAATTTGCTTGAAGCGACAAAAGATCTTTCGAACTTTAAGTTCGATGATTATGAAACTGTAGTCCCCTTTGATTCACAAAATCAGAAAACACCGGTCGTGGAAACTAAAATTTTAGATAAAAACATCAGGCTTACTTTTGATACCGGATTTACAGGAAGGCTTAAAATTTTAGAAAGTGATTATGATCAAAAAAAGATAAAACAATATGTTGAAACTTACGGAATTAGTTCTGTGGGGGCCTTTGGAGCAGGAAAGCCGGTCTCAGGATTTATTTTTAAAATGCCTGCATTAGGTTTAGGAAACAGAATCTTTGATAATGAAATGGTCATGACCGGAAATTCAAGATTAATAGGAAATGATTTTTTCAAAGACTTTGCATTTATAATGGACTGGCAGAATAAAAAGATTTACATGAAGAAGATTAAAAATGATCCGCCAACACTTGAATCTTTTGGTTTTGGATACCGTTTTATTGATGCAAAACCGGTTGTTGCGTTTATATTTAAAGGAGAAAGTTCCTCTTTGGAAATTGGTGATTCAATCTTAAGCATAAATGATGTAGATCTGGATCATTTGAATAAAGAATCTGCTTGCCATTATATGATGAATCGGGTGGAGAGGGATTATAAAACTATTGGAATCAGAGTAAAAAGAGCCGGTAATATTATGGATCTGAGAGTTGATAAAAAAGAATTTCTAAAATAG
- a CDS encoding M20/M25/M40 family metallo-hydrolase, with protein sequence MKKIVSTSLFLLSMTLFGQVKVKEDSIQFSTISKEILNNGKGYTELRDLTKNIGHRLSGSVAYEKAVQWAAQKLRDAGADKVWLQEVTIPVWERGKESLKITANSGRWKTLKMLSLGNSEGTGGKDVSGEVIMVKSMEEYDRLPAEKVKDKIVFFNYPFSQSFIETFRGYGDAAKYRVTAAALTAKKGGRFAIIRSLSSAFDDIPHTGAMRYEDNVDKVPAVAIGNTTADELEQLLKTQKVLATLNSNCGMKGEKLSHSVIGEITGKKDKSVIVVGGHLDSWDVGEGAHDDGAGIVQSIEVLRTFKKLGIQNNHTIRVVCFANEENGLKGGLQYGKTAKDTNEKHLFAIESDAGGFSPRGVALEMDDAKRNQIKGWAPLFLPYGVYNFEGKYSGADISPLHAMGVPTAELVPDSQRYFDIHHTHEDTFEKVNRRELLLGAVTMTQLIYMIDKNW encoded by the coding sequence ATGAAAAAAATAGTAAGCACCTCTTTATTCCTTTTAAGTATGACCTTGTTTGGTCAGGTAAAAGTAAAAGAAGATTCAATACAATTCAGTACAATATCCAAAGAGATCCTTAACAACGGAAAAGGATATACAGAGCTAAGAGACCTGACCAAAAACATTGGCCATCGTTTAAGTGGCTCGGTGGCTTATGAAAAAGCAGTTCAGTGGGCAGCGCAGAAGCTGCGTGATGCCGGAGCTGATAAGGTATGGCTTCAGGAAGTTACCATTCCTGTCTGGGAACGAGGAAAAGAATCTTTAAAGATCACAGCAAACAGTGGCCGATGGAAAACCCTTAAAATGCTTTCTTTAGGAAATTCTGAAGGTACGGGCGGAAAAGATGTTTCCGGAGAAGTCATTATGGTAAAATCCATGGAAGAATACGATCGTCTTCCTGCTGAGAAAGTAAAAGACAAGATCGTGTTTTTTAATTATCCTTTCAGTCAATCGTTTATAGAAACTTTCAGAGGTTATGGGGATGCTGCTAAGTATAGAGTAACTGCCGCAGCTTTAACGGCTAAGAAAGGGGGCAGATTTGCCATTATCCGTTCTCTTTCATCAGCTTTTGACGATATTCCTCACACGGGTGCTATGCGATACGAAGATAATGTAGACAAAGTACCGGCTGTTGCAATCGGAAATACAACAGCGGATGAACTGGAACAACTTTTAAAAACCCAAAAGGTATTGGCTACTTTGAATTCCAACTGTGGAATGAAAGGAGAAAAGCTCTCCCACTCTGTTATCGGGGAAATAACAGGTAAAAAAGATAAAAGCGTAATTGTTGTCGGTGGACATCTGGATTCCTGGGATGTGGGCGAAGGCGCTCATGATGACGGAGCCGGAATTGTACAGAGTATAGAAGTTTTGAGAACATTTAAAAAATTGGGTATTCAAAACAACCATACGATCCGGGTAGTATGTTTCGCCAACGAAGAAAACGGATTAAAAGGTGGCTTACAATATGGAAAAACCGCTAAAGACACCAATGAAAAGCACCTTTTTGCTATAGAATCCGATGCCGGAGGTTTCAGTCCAAGAGGAGTTGCTCTGGAGATGGATGATGCAAAAAGAAATCAGATCAAAGGCTGGGCTCCATTATTCCTCCCTTACGGAGTTTATAATTTTGAAGGAAAATACTCCGGAGCTGATATTTCTCCCCTTCATGCTATGGGAGTACCTACAGCAGAATTGGTTCCGGATTCTCAGCGGTATTTTGATATTCATCATACCCATGAAGATACTTTCGAAAAAGTAAACCGGAGAGAATTGTTGCTGGGAGCGGTAACAATGACCCAACTTATTTATATGATCGATAAGAACTGGTAA
- a CDS encoding M20/M25/M40 family metallo-hydrolase, whose translation MKKLIGTTLALLSIATCAQAQGDSIQFSKISTEILNNGKGYEELRDLTQNIGNRLSGSEAYEKSVQWAAKELRNAGADKVWLQEVMIPVWKRGKESLYIKAGSKKPQSLKMLSLGNSEGTGGKDVSGEIVMVKSLEEYEQLPAEEVKGKIVFFNHPFDQNYVQTFIAYRDAGAYRRSAAALTAKKGGKFAIVRSLSSALDDVPHTGGMKYEDNIEKIPAVCIGNTTADQLEELLKTQKVIATLNSNCGMKGEKLSHSVIGEITGKKDQNVIVVGGHLDSWDVGQGAHDDGAGIVQSIEVLRTFKKLGIQNNHTIRAVCFANEENGTKGGKQYGKTAKETNEKHLFAIESDAGGFSPRGISLEMDDIKRKQIQGWVNLFLPYGVYNFDGKYSGSDIAPLHEMGVPTAELVPDPQRYFDIHHTEEDIFEKVNRRELLLGSVVMTQLIYMIDKNW comes from the coding sequence ATGAAAAAATTAATAGGAACCACTTTAGCTCTCTTAAGCATAGCAACATGTGCTCAGGCCCAGGGAGATTCAATACAATTCAGTAAAATTTCGACGGAAATTCTAAATAATGGAAAAGGATATGAAGAACTCAGAGATCTAACACAAAATATAGGAAATCGTTTAAGTGGTTCGGAAGCCTACGAAAAGTCGGTACAATGGGCAGCGAAAGAACTTCGCAATGCCGGGGCAGATAAAGTATGGCTGCAGGAAGTTATGATTCCAGTCTGGAAAAGGGGAAAAGAGTCTTTATATATAAAAGCGGGTTCAAAAAAGCCCCAAAGTCTCAAAATGCTTTCTTTGGGAAACTCTGAAGGAACAGGAGGAAAAGATGTTTCCGGAGAAATCGTTATGGTGAAATCATTGGAGGAATACGAGCAGCTTCCGGCTGAAGAAGTAAAAGGTAAAATCGTTTTCTTTAACCATCCTTTTGATCAGAATTATGTACAGACTTTCATAGCTTACAGGGATGCCGGTGCTTACAGACGCTCTGCGGCCGCACTTACCGCAAAGAAAGGAGGTAAATTTGCAATCGTCCGTTCTTTGTCTTCTGCATTGGACGATGTTCCGCATACCGGAGGCATGAAATATGAGGATAATATTGAAAAGATTCCCGCAGTTTGTATAGGAAATACAACAGCAGATCAACTGGAAGAACTTTTAAAAACCCAGAAAGTGATTGCAACACTCAATTCTAACTGTGGCATGAAGGGAGAAAAACTCTCTCACTCTGTTATCGGAGAGATTACCGGTAAAAAAGACCAAAACGTAATTGTTGTAGGCGGCCATCTGGATTCCTGGGATGTGGGCCAGGGTGCTCATGATGACGGAGCCGGAATCGTACAGAGTATAGAAGTCTTAAGAACATTTAAAAAATTAGGAATTCAAAATAATCATACCATAAGAGCAGTTTGTTTTGCGAATGAAGAAAATGGAACCAAAGGAGGCAAACAATATGGAAAAACTGCAAAAGAGACCAATGAGAAACACCTTTTTGCAATAGAGTCTGATGCAGGAGGATTTAGCCCAAGAGGAATATCCTTAGAAATGGATGATATTAAAAGAAAACAGATCCAGGGTTGGGTTAATTTATTTTTACCCTATGGCGTTTATAATTTTGATGGAAAATATTCAGGATCCGACATCGCCCCTCTCCATGAGATGGGAGTACCTACAGCTGAGCTGGTTCCCGATCCTCAAAGGTATTTTGACATCCACCATACGGAAGAAGATATTTTTGAGAAGGTAAATCGCAGGGAACTGCTTCTGGGATCCGTAGTAATGACACAACTTATTTATATGATTGATAAAAACTGGTAG